A window of Streptomyces gilvosporeus contains these coding sequences:
- the secA gene encoding preprotein translocase subunit SecA has product MSVFNKLMRAGEGKILRKLHRIAGQVNSIEEDFAALSDAELRALTDEYKERYADGESLDDLLPEAFATVREAAKRVLGQRHYDVQLMGGAALHMGYVAEMKTGEGKTLVGTLPAYLNALSGDGVHLITVNDYLAERDSEMMGRVHKFLGLSVGCILADMTPAQRREQYGCDITYGTNNEFGFDYLRDNMAWSQDELVQRGHNFAIVDEVDSILVDEARTPLIISGPADSATKWYGDFAKLVKRLKRGEAANPQRGIEETGDYDVDEKKRTVGIHESGVSKVEDWLGIDNLYESVNTPLVGYLNNAIKAKELFKNDKDYVVIDGEVMIVDEHTGRILAGRRYNEGMHQAIEAKEGVEIKDENQTLATITLQNFFRLYGKLSGMTGTAMTEAAEFHQIYKLGVVPIPTNRPMVRMDQADLIYRTEPAKFDAVVEDIVEKHGKGQPILVGTTSVEKSEYLSQQLNKRGVPHEVLNAKQHDREASIVAQAGRKGSVTVATNMAGRGTDIKLGGNPDDLAEAELRQMGLDPVEHVEEWAAALPAALERAEAAVKAEFEEVKELGGLYVLGTERHESRRIDNQLRGRSGRQGDPGESRFYLSLGDDLMRLFKAQMVERVMAMANVPDDVPIENKMVTRAIASAQSQVEQQNFETRKNVLKYDEVLNRQREVIYGERRRVLEGEDLQEQIKHFMDDTIDAYIQAETVEGFAEEWDLDRLWGAFKQLYPVKVTIEELEEEAGDRAGITAEFIADAVKEDVHEQYAAREEQLGSEIMRELERRVVLSVLDRKWREHLYEMDYLQEGIGLRAMAQKDPLVEYQREGFDMFTAMMEGIKEESVGYLFNLEVQVEQQVEEVPVQETAERPSLEKAQDVVPAGAGRPEIHAKGLEAPQRPDRLHFTAPKVDGDGSVIEGDFVSDEEGPARSEADGLTRAERRKAQKGGGRRRKK; this is encoded by the coding sequence GTGTCCGTCTTCAACAAGCTCATGCGTGCAGGCGAAGGAAAGATCCTGCGCAAACTGCACCGCATCGCGGGCCAGGTCAACTCCATCGAAGAGGACTTCGCGGCCCTGTCCGACGCCGAGCTGCGGGCGCTCACGGACGAGTACAAGGAACGCTACGCCGACGGCGAGAGCCTGGACGATCTGCTGCCCGAGGCGTTCGCCACGGTCCGCGAGGCCGCCAAGCGCGTGCTCGGCCAGCGCCACTACGACGTTCAGCTGATGGGTGGCGCGGCCCTCCACATGGGATACGTCGCCGAGATGAAGACCGGTGAGGGCAAGACCCTCGTCGGTACCCTCCCGGCGTATCTCAACGCGCTCTCCGGCGACGGCGTCCATCTGATCACGGTCAACGACTACCTGGCCGAGCGCGACTCCGAGATGATGGGCCGGGTCCACAAGTTCCTGGGGCTTTCGGTCGGTTGCATTCTGGCCGATATGACGCCGGCCCAGCGCCGTGAGCAGTACGGCTGCGATATCACCTACGGCACGAACAACGAATTCGGCTTCGACTACCTGCGCGACAACATGGCCTGGTCGCAGGACGAACTCGTCCAGCGCGGCCACAACTTCGCGATCGTCGACGAGGTCGACTCCATCCTGGTGGACGAGGCCCGTACGCCGCTGATCATCTCCGGCCCGGCGGACTCCGCGACCAAGTGGTACGGCGACTTCGCCAAGTTGGTCAAGCGCCTGAAGAGGGGCGAGGCCGCCAATCCGCAGCGCGGCATCGAGGAGACCGGCGACTACGACGTCGACGAGAAGAAGCGCACCGTCGGCATCCACGAGTCCGGCGTCAGCAAGGTCGAGGACTGGCTGGGCATCGACAACCTCTACGAGTCGGTGAACACCCCGCTCGTCGGGTACCTCAACAACGCGATCAAGGCCAAGGAGCTGTTCAAGAACGACAAGGACTACGTCGTCATCGACGGCGAGGTCATGATCGTCGACGAGCACACCGGCCGTATCCTCGCCGGTCGCCGCTACAACGAGGGCATGCACCAGGCCATCGAGGCGAAGGAAGGGGTGGAGATCAAGGACGAGAACCAGACGCTCGCCACGATCACCCTCCAGAACTTCTTCCGCCTCTACGGCAAGCTGTCCGGTATGACCGGTACGGCCATGACCGAGGCCGCCGAGTTCCACCAGATCTACAAGCTCGGCGTGGTGCCGATCCCGACGAACCGCCCGATGGTCCGCATGGACCAGGCGGACCTGATCTACCGCACCGAGCCGGCCAAGTTCGACGCGGTGGTCGAGGACATCGTCGAGAAGCACGGCAAGGGCCAGCCGATCCTGGTCGGCACGACCTCGGTGGAGAAGTCCGAGTACCTCTCCCAGCAGCTCAACAAGCGCGGGGTGCCGCACGAGGTCCTCAACGCCAAGCAGCACGACCGGGAGGCCTCGATCGTCGCCCAGGCCGGCCGTAAGGGCTCGGTCACGGTTGCCACGAACATGGCCGGCCGCGGTACGGACATCAAGCTCGGCGGCAACCCCGACGATCTCGCCGAGGCGGAGCTGCGGCAGATGGGCCTGGACCCGGTCGAGCACGTCGAGGAGTGGGCGGCCGCGCTGCCCGCCGCCCTGGAGCGGGCCGAGGCCGCGGTCAAGGCGGAGTTCGAGGAGGTCAAGGAGCTCGGCGGGCTCTACGTCCTGGGCACCGAGCGGCACGAGTCGCGCCGTATCGACAACCAGCTGCGCGGCCGCTCCGGCCGTCAGGGCGACCCGGGCGAGTCCCGTTTCTACCTCTCCCTGGGCGACGACCTGATGCGGCTGTTCAAGGCCCAGATGGTCGAGCGGGTCATGGCGATGGCCAACGTCCCCGACGACGTCCCGATCGAGAACAAGATGGTGACCCGGGCGATCGCCTCCGCCCAGTCGCAGGTCGAGCAGCAGAACTTCGAAACCCGCAAGAACGTCCTGAAGTACGACGAGGTGCTCAACCGCCAGCGCGAGGTCATCTACGGCGAGCGGCGCCGCGTCCTGGAGGGCGAGGACCTCCAGGAGCAGATCAAGCACTTCATGGACGACACCATCGACGCCTACATCCAGGCGGAGACGGTCGAGGGCTTCGCCGAGGAATGGGACCTGGACCGGCTGTGGGGCGCGTTCAAGCAGCTCTACCCGGTGAAGGTGACCATCGAGGAGCTGGAGGAGGAGGCCGGCGACCGCGCGGGCATCACCGCCGAGTTCATCGCCGACGCCGTCAAGGAGGACGTCCACGAGCAGTACGCCGCCCGTGAGGAGCAGCTCGGCTCGGAGATCATGCGCGAGCTGGAGCGCCGGGTCGTGCTGTCCGTGCTGGACCGCAAGTGGCGTGAGCACCTCTACGAGATGGACTACCTCCAGGAGGGCATCGGCCTGCGGGCGATGGCTCAGAAGGACCCGCTGGTCGAGTACCAGCGCGAGGGCTTCGACATGTTCACCGCGATGATGGAGGGCATCAAGGAGGAGTCCGTCGGCTATCTGTTCAACCTGGAGGTCCAGGTGGAGCAGCAGGTCGAGGAGGTCCCGGTGCAGGAGACGGCCGAGCGGCCCAGCCTGGAGAAGGCGCAGGACGTCGTCCCGGCCGGTGCGGGCCGTCCCGAGATCCACGCCAAGGGCCTGGAGGCCCCGCAGCGTCCGGACCGGCTGCACTTCACCGCGCCCAAGGTGGACGGCGACGGCAGCGTCATCGAGGGCGACTTCGTCAGCGACGAGGAGGGCCCGGCCCGCTCGGAGGCCGACGGGCTGACGCGGGCGGAGCGCCGGAAGGCGCAGAAGGGCGGCGGACGGCGCCGCAAGAAGTAG
- a CDS encoding ComF family protein: MQGVWRELAGLVLPVDCAGCGRPRTELCAQCRRALVREGRGARRVTPRPGPEGLPPVWAGAPYADEVRAVLLAHKERGALRLARPLGAALAGAVRRVRGGGGAPVLVPVPSARRAVAGRGHDPVRRIARAAAADLRRGGARARVLTVLRQCRPVADQAGLSAPQRLANMVGALEVRGGAGRLLAAAPVVLVDDLVTTGATLAEAARAIAAAGGRVAGAAVVAAPRSAIEIKWN; this comes from the coding sequence ATGCAAGGGGTGTGGCGGGAGCTTGCCGGTCTGGTGCTGCCGGTGGACTGCGCGGGGTGCGGTCGGCCGCGTACGGAGCTGTGTGCGCAGTGTCGCCGGGCGCTGGTGCGCGAGGGGCGCGGTGCGCGGCGGGTGACGCCGCGGCCCGGGCCGGAGGGGCTGCCGCCGGTGTGGGCGGGTGCGCCGTACGCCGACGAGGTGCGGGCTGTGCTGCTGGCGCACAAGGAGCGCGGTGCGCTGCGGCTGGCGCGGCCGCTGGGGGCGGCGCTGGCCGGGGCCGTGCGGCGGGTGCGGGGCGGCGGCGGGGCGCCGGTGCTGGTGCCGGTGCCGTCGGCCCGAAGAGCGGTGGCCGGCCGGGGTCATGATCCAGTCCGCAGAATCGCGCGGGCGGCCGCCGCCGACCTGCGGCGCGGCGGTGCGCGGGCGCGGGTGCTCACAGTGTTGCGGCAGTGCCGTCCGGTGGCCGACCAGGCGGGGCTGAGCGCCCCGCAGCGGCTGGCGAACATGGTGGGTGCACTGGAGGTGCGGGGCGGTGCCGGGAGGCTGCTGGCGGCGGCGCCAGTGGTGCTGGTGGACGATCTGGTGACGACGGGGGCCACGCTCGCCGAGGCCGCGCGGGCCATCGCCGCGGCGGGCGGCCGGGTGGCCGGGGCGGCGGTGGTCGCGGCGCCCCGCAGCGCAATCGAAATCAAGTGGAACTGA
- the mtrB gene encoding MtrAB system histidine kinase MtrB: protein MIRDGAAPEAQRGRSVGPAGEMFFSGRLAARLLRGGQLLPDGAVSGPVHPLLRLFSRWVRRPLLPALRLWRRNIQLRVVATTLLMSLAVVLLLGVVVVGQVRNGLLTAKAQAAQSQAVGGFSVAQKMADGADDTRPDDAARTGNRGSQDSATWLTGLVEQLASGGQGVFSVVALSSDSDEPFGDSSPGTRGPRASGDVDPERSVPAELRRKLDAKSGTFRQYTQIKRIGSDDGVAALIIGKRLNDINGNQYQLYYLFPFSQEEESLKLVTGTLATAGVFVVILLGAIAWLVVRQVVTPVRMAAGISERLAAGLLQERMKVTGEDDIARLGESFNKMAQNLQVKIQQLEELSRMQRRFVSDVSHELRTPLTTVRMAADVIHDARDEFDPATARSAELLRGQLDRFESLLAELLEISRFDAGAAALEAEPIDLRDVVSRVIEGAEPLAEAKGTRLVVRGAERPVIAEADPRRVERVLRNLVVNAVEHGEGRDVVVRLASGGGPSGGAVAVAVRDYGVGLKPGEATRVFNRFWRADPARARTTGGTGLGLSIAVEDARLHGGWLQAWGEPGGGSQFRLTLPRTAGETLRGSPIPLEPEDSRRNRGLAGAGPARAGAGRAASAIPAQPRAAVRPTADPAALPGAGGARVVPASGGVRNDGTAHGEGAHTEAPHRGGAEVDDRAADEAAQQEAGRGAEREGGLRGH from the coding sequence ATGATCCGGGACGGTGCGGCCCCGGAGGCACAGCGGGGGCGTTCCGTCGGCCCGGCGGGTGAAATGTTCTTTTCGGGTAGATTGGCCGCTCGGCTGTTGCGTGGCGGCCAGCTGCTGCCCGACGGGGCCGTGAGCGGTCCGGTCCACCCTCTGCTGCGGCTCTTCAGCCGCTGGGTACGGCGGCCGCTGCTGCCCGCCCTGCGGCTGTGGCGGCGCAACATCCAGCTGCGGGTCGTCGCCACCACCCTGCTGATGTCGCTCGCTGTGGTCCTGCTGCTCGGTGTGGTGGTCGTCGGCCAGGTCCGTAACGGTCTGCTCACCGCCAAGGCGCAGGCCGCACAGAGCCAGGCGGTCGGCGGCTTCAGCGTCGCCCAGAAGATGGCCGACGGTGCCGACGACACCCGGCCCGACGATGCCGCCCGCACCGGAAACCGCGGCTCCCAGGACTCCGCGACTTGGCTGACCGGTCTGGTCGAGCAGCTCGCCAGCGGCGGCCAGGGCGTCTTCTCCGTGGTGGCGCTCAGCTCCGATTCCGACGAGCCGTTCGGCGACTCCAGCCCCGGCACCCGCGGCCCCCGCGCCTCCGGGGACGTCGACCCCGAGCGCAGCGTGCCCGCCGAGCTGCGGCGCAAGCTCGACGCCAAGTCCGGCACGTTCCGCCAGTACACCCAGATCAAGCGCATCGGCTCGGACGACGGCGTGGCCGCGCTGATCATCGGCAAGCGCCTCAACGACATCAACGGCAACCAGTACCAGCTCTACTACCTCTTCCCGTTCAGTCAGGAAGAGGAGTCCCTGAAGCTGGTGACGGGCACGCTGGCGACCGCCGGGGTGTTCGTCGTGATCCTGCTCGGCGCCATTGCCTGGCTGGTCGTGCGGCAGGTCGTCACGCCCGTACGGATGGCCGCGGGGATCTCCGAGCGGCTGGCCGCCGGGCTCCTCCAGGAACGGATGAAGGTCACCGGTGAGGACGACATCGCCCGCCTCGGCGAGTCCTTCAACAAGATGGCGCAGAACCTCCAGGTCAAGATCCAGCAGCTGGAGGAGCTGTCCCGGATGCAGCGCCGGTTCGTCTCCGACGTCTCGCACGAGCTGCGGACGCCGCTGACGACCGTACGGATGGCGGCCGATGTCATCCATGACGCCCGTGACGAGTTCGACCCTGCCACCGCGCGCTCCGCGGAGCTGCTGCGCGGTCAGCTCGACCGGTTCGAATCGCTGCTCGCGGAGCTGCTGGAGATCAGCCGGTTCGATGCGGGCGCGGCCGCGCTGGAGGCCGAGCCGATAGACCTGCGCGATGTCGTCAGCCGCGTCATCGAGGGCGCCGAGCCGCTCGCCGAGGCCAAGGGCACCCGCCTCGTGGTGCGCGGCGCCGAGCGGCCGGTGATCGCCGAGGCGGACCCCCGCCGGGTGGAGCGGGTGCTGCGCAACCTCGTGGTCAACGCCGTCGAGCACGGCGAGGGCCGGGACGTCGTGGTGCGGCTGGCCTCCGGGGGTGGCCCGTCGGGTGGCGCCGTGGCCGTCGCGGTGCGCGACTACGGCGTCGGCCTCAAGCCCGGTGAGGCGACCCGGGTCTTCAACCGTTTCTGGCGCGCGGACCCGGCGCGGGCGCGGACGACCGGCGGCACGGGCCTGGGCCTGTCCATCGCCGTCGAGGACGCCCGGCTGCACGGCGGCTGGCTCCAGGCGTGGGGTGAGCCGGGCGGCGGCTCGCAGTTCCGGCTGACGCTGCCCCGTACGGCCGGTGAGACGCTGCGCGGCTCCCCGATACCGCTCGAACCAGAGGACTCGCGGCGCAACCGCGGCCTGGCCGGGGCGGGGCCGGCGCGGGCCGGCGCGGGCCGGGCGGCGTCCGCGATCCCGGCGCAGCCGCGTGCCGCGGTCCGTCCTACGGCCGATCCGGCGGCGCTCCCCGGCGCCGGCGGCGCCCGCGTGGTGCCGGCGTCCGGGGGCGTACGGAATGACGGAACGGCGCACGGCGAGGGTGCGCACACCGAGGCGCCGCACCGTGGCGGTGCGGAGGTCGACGACAGAGCCGCCGATGAGGCGGCACAGCAGGAAGCCGGGCGGGGAGCGGAGCGGGAGGGCGGGCTGCGTGGACACTGA
- a CDS encoding GNAT family N-acetyltransferase, with protein sequence MEPVVLTTERLALRPFQPSDAPAVFASCQEPDIPRWTSVPSPYGLGDAEQYVATTAPEGWRTDTAYAFAVVSRTDGSLIGSMGLVRISLLRAPERQAELGYWTAKEHRGRGYTAEAAREVVRWAFADLGVERMEWLAEAGNEGSRAVARKVGFQMEGTLRAKLIHEGTRRDVWIGSLLPSDLPRAPAPAGPAAEATPYLPYGGGRTD encoded by the coding sequence ATGGAGCCCGTCGTCCTCACCACCGAACGCCTCGCCCTGCGTCCCTTCCAGCCGTCCGACGCCCCCGCAGTCTTCGCATCCTGCCAGGAACCGGACATACCGCGCTGGACGAGCGTCCCCTCACCGTACGGCCTCGGAGACGCCGAACAGTACGTCGCCACGACCGCCCCCGAAGGCTGGCGCACCGACACCGCCTATGCCTTCGCCGTGGTCTCCCGGACCGACGGCTCCCTGATCGGCTCCATGGGACTGGTACGGATCTCCCTGCTGCGCGCCCCCGAGCGCCAGGCGGAGCTCGGCTACTGGACGGCCAAGGAGCACCGGGGCCGGGGATACACCGCCGAGGCGGCCCGCGAGGTGGTGCGCTGGGCGTTCGCCGACCTGGGGGTGGAACGGATGGAGTGGCTCGCGGAAGCGGGCAACGAAGGCTCCCGGGCGGTGGCCCGCAAGGTCGGCTTCCAGATGGAGGGCACCCTGCGCGCCAAGCTGATCCACGAGGGCACCCGCCGCGACGTGTGGATCGGCTCCCTCCTCCCGTCCGATCTGCCACGGGCTCCCGCGCCGGCGGGCCCGGCCGCGGAGGCCACCCCCTACCTTCCGTACGGTGGCGGGCGGACGGACTGA
- the hpf gene encoding ribosome hibernation-promoting factor, HPF/YfiA family: MDIVVKGRKTEVPERFRKHVAEKLKLDKLQKLDAKVISLDVEVSKEPNPRQADRSDRVEITLRSRGPVVRAEAAAADAYAALDLATAKLEARLRKQHDKRFSRRGNGRIPASDVAAIVPGAARLNTNGELATEREQQVPTTKMGSVDVQGEGPLVVREKTHSAAPMTLTQALYEMELVGHDFYLFVDAETKQPSVVYRRHAYDYGVIHLNPDSFGEEEPGGAGGALGG, from the coding sequence GTGGACATCGTCGTCAAGGGCCGCAAGACCGAGGTGCCCGAGCGGTTCCGCAAGCACGTGGCCGAGAAGCTGAAGCTGGACAAACTCCAGAAGCTCGACGCCAAGGTGATCAGCCTGGACGTCGAGGTGTCCAAGGAGCCCAACCCGCGGCAGGCCGACCGTTCCGACCGGGTGGAGATCACCCTCCGCTCCCGTGGTCCGGTGGTCCGGGCCGAGGCGGCCGCAGCGGATGCGTATGCGGCACTGGACCTGGCCACCGCCAAGCTGGAGGCCCGACTGCGCAAGCAGCACGACAAGCGCTTCTCCCGCCGCGGCAACGGGCGCATCCCGGCAAGTGATGTCGCCGCCATCGTCCCCGGCGCCGCGCGTCTGAACACCAACGGCGAGCTCGCCACCGAGCGCGAGCAGCAGGTGCCGACCACGAAGATGGGGTCGGTCGACGTCCAGGGCGAAGGTCCCCTGGTCGTCCGCGAGAAGACCCACTCGGCAGCACCGATGACGCTCACCCAGGCGCTCTACGAGATGGAGTTGGTCGGCCACGACTTCTATCTCTTCGTCGATGCCGAGACCAAGCAGCCGAGCGTCGTCTACCGGCGCCACGCATACGACTACGGCGTCATCCACTTGAACCCCGATTCGTTCGGGGAGGAAGAGCCGGGCGGCGCAGGGGGCGCGCTCGGCGGCTGA
- a CDS encoding LpqB family beta-propeller domain-containing protein, whose amino-acid sequence MDTEREGEGRAGHTSRRGARRARTAGLLGCAAVLLAGCASMPDSGDVKAVDQSPRAEGDSQVRVYGVPPQDGAQPTNIVRSFLDATTSDEADFRTASQYLAKSARRTWQPFRVTNVLQERPKPEPQIQRNREDANGYTVTLSGSQVATVDGNHAYTPEERAYRRTIHLIKENGQWRIDRLPNGLVLGQSDFQRIYRSVNKYYFASYQSESSEPKASRNVLVADPVYLRQRIEPIAASVEALLNGPTDWLGQVTASEFPRGTRLASRDLALDDSNALRVKLTEQAVHTDAAQCKRMAAQLFFTVQDMTRASKISEVDLEDAKGNSLCSLTQEQAERDFSPVRHAGHSAQEYFLDADHKVVSMSDDATEPAPVRGPFGTGKTALRSVAVSRDETTAAGVSSDGRLLYVAGLEDGVQRGGPLLTSAGSAKAPDEGLTAPSWDGLGDLWIADRSAHSSRLLRLREGKGAPEEVAVPGLGKRRIKAIRVAADGIRIAMLVEDNGRTTLQLGRVERGGSSAHPVLSVEELRPIAPQLEDVVAASWAGGSRLVVVGRESGGVQQMQFMETDGSASNAETLPGVNGVKAVAASEDETRPLIADATEGIVRLPPDANWKTVAKDGTAPVYPG is encoded by the coding sequence GTGGACACTGAGCGCGAAGGGGAGGGCCGGGCCGGGCACACCTCCCGCAGGGGCGCGCGGCGGGCGCGCACGGCCGGGCTGCTGGGCTGCGCCGCCGTACTGCTCGCCGGGTGTGCGTCGATGCCGGACAGCGGCGATGTCAAGGCGGTCGACCAGTCGCCGCGGGCCGAGGGCGACTCGCAGGTACGGGTCTACGGCGTCCCCCCGCAGGACGGCGCGCAGCCGACGAACATCGTCCGCAGCTTCCTCGACGCCACGACCAGCGACGAGGCGGATTTCCGCACCGCCAGCCAGTATCTGGCCAAGTCGGCCCGGCGGACCTGGCAGCCGTTCCGGGTCACCAATGTGCTCCAGGAGCGCCCCAAGCCCGAGCCGCAGATCCAGCGCAACCGCGAGGACGCGAACGGCTACACCGTCACGCTCTCCGGCAGTCAGGTGGCGACGGTGGACGGCAATCACGCCTACACCCCCGAGGAGCGCGCCTACCGCCGGACGATCCACCTGATCAAGGAGAACGGGCAGTGGCGCATCGACCGCCTGCCCAACGGGCTGGTGCTCGGTCAGTCCGACTTCCAGCGGATCTACCGTTCCGTCAACAAGTACTACTTCGCGTCCTACCAGTCGGAGTCGTCGGAGCCGAAGGCGAGCCGTAACGTCCTGGTCGCCGACCCGGTCTATCTGCGCCAGCGGATAGAGCCGATCGCCGCCAGTGTGGAGGCGCTGCTGAACGGGCCCACCGACTGGCTGGGCCAGGTGACGGCGTCGGAGTTCCCGCGCGGCACCCGGCTCGCCTCGCGCGATCTGGCGCTGGACGATTCCAATGCGCTACGGGTCAAGCTGACCGAGCAGGCCGTCCACACCGACGCCGCGCAGTGCAAGCGGATGGCGGCCCAACTCTTCTTCACCGTCCAGGACATGACGCGGGCCTCGAAGATCAGCGAGGTGGACCTGGAGGACGCCAAGGGCAATTCCCTGTGCTCGCTGACCCAGGAGCAGGCCGAACGCGACTTCTCGCCGGTGCGGCACGCCGGGCACTCCGCCCAGGAATACTTCCTCGACGCCGACCACAAGGTCGTCTCCATGTCCGACGACGCCACCGAACCGGCCCCGGTGCGCGGCCCGTTCGGCACCGGCAAGACGGCGCTGCGCTCGGTCGCCGTCTCGCGCGATGAGACGACCGCGGCCGGGGTGTCGAGCGACGGCCGGTTGCTGTACGTGGCCGGCCTGGAGGACGGCGTGCAGCGCGGCGGCCCGCTGCTGACCTCCGCGGGCTCCGCCAAGGCCCCGGACGAGGGGCTGACCGCGCCGAGCTGGGACGGCCTGGGCGATCTGTGGATCGCCGACCGCAGCGCGCACAGCTCGCGGCTGCTGCGGCTGCGCGAGGGGAAGGGCGCCCCCGAAGAGGTCGCGGTGCCCGGTCTGGGCAAGCGGCGGATCAAGGCGATCCGGGTGGCCGCGGACGGGATCCGGATCGCGATGCTGGTGGAGGACAACGGGCGTACGACGCTCCAGCTGGGCCGGGTCGAGCGCGGCGGTTCCTCGGCGCATCCGGTGCTCTCGGTGGAGGAACTGCGGCCGATCGCACCGCAGTTGGAGGATGTGGTGGCTGCCTCCTGGGCAGGCGGCAGCCGGCTGGTGGTCGTCGGGCGCGAGTCCGGCGGGGTGCAGCAGATGCAGTTCATGGAGACGGACGGTTCGGCGTCCAATGCGGAGACGCTGCCCGGGGTCAACGGCGTCAAGGCGGTCGCGGCCTCGGAGGACGAGACCCGGCCGCTGATCGCCGACGCCACCGAGGGCATTGTGCGGCTGCCTCCGGATGCGAACTGGAAGACGGTGGCGAAGGACGGGACGGCACCGGTCTATCCGGGGTGA
- a CDS encoding response regulator: MGDSFGPVSDGAEGDGSGSGNGAVAGIAASVPRKEPIRVLVVDDHALFRRGLEIVLAQEEDIQVVGEAGDGAEAVDKAADLLPDIVLMDVRMPKRGGIEACTAIKEVAPSAKIIMLTISDEEADLYDAIKAGATGYLLKEISTDEVATAIRAVADGQSQISPSMASKLLTEFKSMIQRTDERRLVPAPRLTDRELEVLKLVATGMNNRDIAKELFISENTVKNHVRNILEKLQLHSRMEAVVYAMREKILEIR; this comes from the coding sequence ATGGGGGACAGTTTCGGGCCCGTGAGTGACGGCGCGGAGGGCGACGGAAGCGGCAGCGGAAACGGTGCTGTCGCGGGGATTGCCGCGAGCGTGCCGCGCAAGGAGCCGATCCGGGTCCTGGTGGTGGACGACCACGCGCTTTTCCGTCGCGGCCTGGAGATCGTGCTGGCCCAGGAGGAGGACATCCAGGTCGTCGGCGAGGCCGGGGACGGCGCGGAGGCGGTCGACAAGGCCGCGGATCTGCTGCCGGACATCGTGCTGATGGACGTCCGGATGCCCAAACGGGGCGGTATCGAAGCGTGCACCGCCATCAAGGAGGTCGCCCCCAGCGCGAAGATCATCATGCTGACGATCAGCGACGAAGAGGCCGATCTCTACGACGCGATCAAGGCCGGCGCCACCGGCTACCTCCTCAAGGAGATCTCCACCGACGAAGTGGCCACCGCCATCCGCGCGGTCGCGGACGGCCAGTCCCAGATCAGCCCGTCGATGGCGTCCAAGCTCCTGACGGAGTTCAAGTCGATGATCCAGCGCACCGACGAGCGCCGGCTGGTGCCCGCGCCCCGGCTCACCGACCGCGAGCTGGAGGTCCTCAAACTGGTCGCCACCGGCATGAACAATCGCGATATCGCCAAAGAGCTGTTCATTTCCGAAAACACCGTGAAAAACCACGTACGCAACATCCTGGAGAAGCTCCAGTTGCACTCCCGGATGGAGGCCGTGGTCTACGCGATGCGGGAGAAGATTCTCGAGATCCGCTGA
- a CDS encoding winged helix-turn-helix domain-containing protein — translation MTTSPRTRPLPPPVTTLSRDDARRLALRAQGLLGTPERRRVRASRSDSTRGGGGRREGVRGVLRHLGAVQLDTISVLARSHELVPYARLGPVGREAVESAYWSGAHSFEYWSHAACILPIEEWPHFAFRRRAYRAKGYRWHTMEDSDRSCAAVLARLTADGPLTTSELGGGRKGGEWWDWSETKIAVEWLLDTGQVVCTERRGWKRVYDLAERAVPDALLHDDLDDAECLRRLVAQAGAALGVATRADLADYHRLKGDQVDAVIEGSGLVPVEVEGWGRPAWADPAALAAPPRGRHRTTLLSPFDSLIWDRARTERIFGFTHRLEAYVPRPRRIHGYFAMPLLSGGRLMGRADPAREGTTLIARQVSMQGSRAVRPMAQALREAATWVGCDAVRLERCDDAKLAAALRSELTHMSEESG, via the coding sequence ATGACCACCAGTCCGCGCACCCGGCCGCTGCCCCCGCCCGTGACAACTCTCTCCCGGGACGACGCCCGGCGCCTGGCGCTGCGGGCCCAGGGACTGCTGGGCACCCCGGAGCGACGACGTGTCCGAGCATCGCGAAGCGATTCCACTCGAGGCGGTGGCGGGCGACGGGAGGGCGTGCGCGGGGTGCTGCGGCATCTGGGCGCGGTGCAGCTGGACACGATCTCGGTGCTGGCCCGCTCGCACGAGCTGGTGCCGTACGCCCGCCTCGGCCCGGTCGGCCGCGAGGCCGTCGAGAGCGCCTACTGGAGCGGCGCCCACAGCTTCGAGTACTGGTCGCACGCCGCCTGCATCCTGCCCATCGAGGAGTGGCCGCACTTCGCCTTCCGCCGCCGGGCCTACCGCGCCAAGGGTTACCGCTGGCACACCATGGAGGATTCCGACCGCTCCTGCGCCGCCGTCCTGGCACGGCTGACGGCCGACGGTCCGCTGACCACCTCCGAGCTGGGCGGCGGCCGCAAGGGCGGGGAGTGGTGGGACTGGTCCGAGACCAAGATCGCGGTGGAGTGGCTGCTGGACACCGGCCAGGTGGTCTGCACCGAGCGCCGCGGCTGGAAGCGGGTGTACGACCTGGCCGAGCGCGCCGTCCCCGACGCCCTGCTGCACGACGATCTGGACGACGCGGAGTGCCTGCGCCGCCTGGTGGCGCAGGCCGGGGCAGCGTTGGGGGTCGCGACCCGGGCGGATCTCGCCGACTACCACCGCCTCAAGGGCGACCAGGTCGATGCCGTGATCGAGGGCTCGGGGCTGGTCCCCGTCGAGGTCGAGGGCTGGGGCAGACCGGCCTGGGCCGATCCCGCCGCCCTGGCCGCCCCGCCCCGCGGCCGGCACCGCACGACCCTGCTCTCGCCGTTCGATTCCCTGATCTGGGACCGCGCCCGCACGGAGCGGATCTTCGGCTTCACCCATCGCCTGGAGGCTTACGTCCCCCGCCCCCGGCGGATACACGGCTATTTCGCGATGCCGCTGCTGTCCGGCGGCCGTCTGATGGGCCGCGCCGACCCGGCCCGCGAGGGCACCACCCTCATCGCCCGCCAGGTCTCGATGCAGGGCTCCAGGGCCGTCCGCCCCATGGCACAGGCGCTCCGTGAGGCCGCCACCTGGGTGGGCTGCGACGCCGTGCGTCTGGAGCGCTGCGACGACGCGAAACTGGCCGCCGCGCTCCGCTCAGAACTCACTCACATGAGTGAGGAGTCCGGCTGA